The segment GCGAGCTTCTTGATTTCTGGACGCTTTGATTTACTCAGAGCATCCTGCGCCATCGTAACGGCTCCCTCATGGTGCGGAATCATCGCATTAATAAAGCGCAAATCGAACTGATTATCCGCAGCCCCTAAATCCATTCCCATCATCATGCCTTTCATCTGATCAGCCGACATCGGCATCATCTGTCCCATCTTCGAGTCATACGCCATCGGAATGCTATTGGCTTTGGGATACCAGGCTTGCCGCCACTGCTTCATCTCTCCAATCTCTTGATCCTGGGCTTTGATGATATCGGCCGCCAGTTTCTTGATTTCTGGGCGCTTGGATTTTTGCTGCGCCTCTTTTGCCATCTCGACCGCGCCTTGATGATGTGGGGTCATGGCATCAATGAAGCGTAAATCAAAGCTGGCATCGGCTGGACCTAAATCCATCATCATGTTGCCATGATTCATACTGCCGTGATCCATATTGCTATGATCCATTCCCAGCATCGTGCTGGCAGCAGGAGAAGAATTGGTAGCAGGATTTTGTCCAGTTGTGGTGGAACAGGCGGCGAGAGTAGCAATTGCAACGATTCCAACAACGGTTTGGGTCGTCGTTGACTTGAGAGATCGTCTTAAAAATCGAGAATTGAACATGGAGCGTTTCATTGAGAGAGGCTGGAGTAATAGAACCTCTTTATTCTGATCTCTCCAGTCAGATAGAGAGTCAAGGGTTGAGGCTAAGGATTTGATAGAACTATCCCTACCGACTAAAAGAACATACAAAAATAAAATCAGGATGAAATAAAGCGACTCATTCAACTAGAAATCGAATGCCTGACGCTTGGTAGGGGCGACTTCAAGATGTTGAGTTTCAGCTTCAACTTAGGAGAACGAACAATGCCTCATCAGCCATATCAGTCGATTATTAATGCTGCGGTTCACTGCGCTTCCGAATGTGAACATTGTGCCAAGTGTGTCTGACTGATACGGAATGGGCGCGAGTCTGCCAGGATTGCGCTCAACTCTGCTGAACGATCGCGTCTTTTATCAGCCGCAGTTCCCGCTTTATTCCCACGTTGCGCGATCGTGCATCGAAGTCTGTCAAGCCTGTGTCACCGAATGTGAAAAGCATTTGATGTTTGAAGCAAAAAGAACTCTCGGATTTTCGAGGACTTCCTGAAAACCTTAATCTACTGAGGCTTTAGAACGGAGAGAGAGGGATTCGAACCCTCGTTACAGTCACCCGTAAACAGCATTTCCAGTGCTGCGCCTTCAACCACTCGGCCATCTCTCCAAACCATGCAGCTTTTTACGCCGCAGAATTCATATAGTAACAGAACATGTCGCATACTGAATAGAGAAGATTCAAAATTTGTTGATCATCATGCCTGAGTTTCATACTGTTCGTGTTTATCACCGCCAAGAAAATAAATTTTATTCTTTTGAAGTGCCGAGCGATCGCTATATCCTCCAAAGCGGCGAAACCCAAGGCGTTGAACTTCCCTTCTCCTGCCGTAATGGAGCCTGTACCGCTTGTGCGGTGAGAGTTTTATCGGGGCATTTAGAGCAGCCAGAAGCCGTCGGACTCTCACCCGAGTTGAAGCGGCAAGGATATGCATTACTCTGTGTCAGTTACGCAAAATCAGATATCGAAGTCGAAACCCAAGACGAAGATGAAGTGTATGAACTACAATTTGGACGATTCTTTGCGAAAGGACGTGTGAAACGAGGACTGCCACTCGACGAAGAATAGGTCAATGCGATTTGTCTGAATGAGAAATGGTTGCGGTGACTGCATCGACAAAATCTGTCACCGCCTGTACCAAAGGTTTGGGCAAATGCTTTCGGAACCATTGATACACATAAATTAACGTCAAGCCATCGACTTTCTTCTGAGTAAACAATTCTTCTTGCAAATCATTCAAATGCTCCAAGGCTCGATTCTTCAAATCGATTGGAGCCTCTGCATTGACTTGCGCTTTTAACTGATTAAAGTTCTGCTGTAAGGTCTGCAAATCTGCTTGTTCCGCATTCATTTCCGCGATCGAGGAAATGTAAGCGCGATTCTGACTCGTGATCGGAATCACTCGCAGATGCTCTATATACTGCTGCTCTTTGCGGACTTGTTCTAATAATCGTCTGATTTGTAGATTTTCAGGTTCGATCGCTAAGGCTTCTTCTAAGTGAGCGATCGCATCTTGAGTTTCTCCCAAGTTATGCAATTCTTCGCCATAATCGAGCAGCGCTTGAACATAACTATCTCGAACGCGCACCGCATCGACTAAATAAGCACGTTTGTAATATTTTAACGCCTGCCCAAACTCTCGCATTTCCGCCAAACTATCTGCCAGTTCAAATAGCGATTCAAAATGATTGGGATTGAGTCGCAGTGCTTCATTCAACAGGCTGACAATCTTCGGATTCGTGCCGCGCAGCCGCGCAGATTTTGCGGCTTCGTATAAATTTTGGGCTTCTGTATTCAGATCTTCGAGTCCCCGGAATTCTCGCCGCACCGGATGCCGCTGAATCAGCCAACGGCGTACCAGTTCGATCGACACTCGATAGGTCGCCAAAGTCGGAGGCATAGAAAGATGTTTCTGCCCTGGAAGAATTCCCGATCGCACTCCAGAGGTTCTTAACAGTTTCCAGCCCACCAGATTCAACAAGGCTTTGCGGATCGGTTCAGTGAGTTCAACGCCGCATTCGCGCAATAATTGCAACGGCTCGACTTCGCTAAAGTCTAAGCTCGAAATTTCAGGAAACTCCATTTGTCGTGCCCGTGGAACCTCTGCTGCCGCTGAAAAAACGACGCGTTCCGGCAAGGGAATGCCTTCCCAAAACCAACCTAATCCGCCTTCACCGAGTTCGATCGCCCGATCGACAATAAATCGCACATCAGATCGCGTCACTCTCCACCGTTTTTCTGCCCGAGCATTAGAAAAGAGCGCAAAACAGACGACTTGAGTGAAATAGGGATGCCCAGCCGTCAATTCCCAAATTCCATCGATCGCGGCTAAGTCGTATTCTAAAATTCCTTTGGCGGGAATTGTGATCAACTGTTCAGTACTGCGTTGATCGAGAAGCCCTACTTCTTGATTCGGCGCTTCTCGAAACAGACTGAGCATCAAAGGCAAATCTTCTAACTGCCGACCAACGACAGGAATAATGTACAAATTCGGATTGTCATAGACCGCCGTTTGTAAATACCCGAACAGATGCTCGGCTGCTTGCTTGACATCGACATTGTAGAGCGTATCAAACTCATCCAGCAGCAGCACGATATTTTTAACGCCTAATTCGCGCCGCAGGGCTGGAATAAAATTATCGATAAAAATTTGCGGATTTTCGGCAAAAGCCTGAACCGGAGGAACCTGAATCGTCAAGTCAAACTGTTGCACAGAATCGCGTGACAATTCGTGCAGCACCTCAGCCAGCGATTTCCGGCTATCTCCTTCAAGAGAAAGGGGCACAAATGCAAACTCTTTGAGGTCAATTGCTCTGGGAATTTGCGCCAATACCGAAGACTTACCGATGCGGCGATGCCCGTGCAATAAAATCACTTGAGCTGATTGAAGCAAATTGTCTTCGATGAACTCAAATAAGCGATCGCGTCCGAAAAAACGGTCAGGTTCGGTAATAGGACGACCGATAATATATGGATTTCTCCGCTCGATCGAGTAACTCATATCTAAAGCAGTGGCTTACGCCGCTCCGAATTATCCCTGAATGAAACCAATCGGTAGGGCAGATGTAACCTTCCCTAACCAAGACAGAATAGATGGTATTTCTTCTTTATGCTGCCAAAGCCAGCGTATCGCATTGGTCACGGTTTCCGCTTGGCGACGGCTCATGAGATTCAGAAACGTGCGCTGTCGGGCTTGTAACGCTTCTTCGTCACTATTCTCGATCTCTTTGACGACCCACCACTCCATGAGCGAGGAAGCAAAGCGATACTGTTTCTTGCCCTCTTGCACTTGGTAGACCACAACCCCTCGTTCTTCGAGATCCCTTAATTCTCGCTCCTTTTGGCTAAAAATTACATCCGTATCACCGAGGTCATAACGTTTCTTCAGTAGCCGCCCTTTCAAATGGGTCAGTGCGAGGAGCATTAATAACGTCTGTTCGGTATCGTTCGACTGATTCCAGTTGTCTTCAAAATAATGCTCGGTGGCTCGCTGAAATTCTGTAGCGAAGGCATCGCTATCTGGAATACGCTCAGCGCGGAATTCTCGGAACAAAAGGTATCCAGCAACTTGTAAAAGGGCAGGACTGCCATCCGCAATATCGCGAATGCCATCCCGCAGAGCAGGGGTCAACGGCAATCCTCCTAATAGCGAGGCTGCATCGGTTTCACTGAACGGCTTCAAGGGCTGGAATAAGTAATGATTATACCAAGGGGATTCTCCGGGTTTGAGTTTGATCCCCGCTTCATTCAGCCGCCGCAGTGAGGTGACAATGCTGGCGAAATAATCGGATTCTTTGGAGTGAGAGGCGAGATTCCGACAATCGCTTAAGAAATCGCTGGCATCATCTTCGGTGTAGTTTGCTGTAGGACGAAGCGCGACATCGTAATCGTCGATCAGGAGTAAGAGGAATTTATTGCGATCGCCAATCATGCGGAGAATCGATCGTAAACAATCTTTACTTGCAGTTCGTCGCTCAATAAATTTATCGACTTCGGCAGCAATTTCTGGTTCATTCGCGAGGGCATCTTTCAAGATCACAAAGACTTCGTGCCAAAAGTTTTCCGCGGTGAACGGAGTCACGCCCAGGCAACTGAGCAGCACAACGACTGCCTGAGTCGGATCATGCCCCCGAAACTTCCAAGTTTGCGGCGCAGCGATCATATTGAGAAACGACGTTTTCCCAATTCCAGAGCCGCCCCAAACTGCGAGGTGTCCCCGACTGAGAATTTGATCGAATGCCGTTTCGATTTCTCCTGTCCGCCCGATAAACAGTAAGGGCGAAACAGGTTTTCCTGGCACGTACGGATTTCGTAAAAATGGAGAGTCGGGCATATCAGGTCATCGATCAGGCTTTTTTCGATCGTACCTGTGATTTCCTTAACCGAGGCAAACTTCCGCCGAATTAACTAGGGTGGGGAGTGGGGAGTGGGAGAGTGGGGAATAGTTTAGTTCGCCCCATTCCCCATCTTCTAAATCTCCTCATCCGCTCCAATCCCCAGGTATAGACGTACAAATTCCGACGCAGCCTTTGGATTAATTGACTTGAGGGCTTTGTAAATTTCGACGACCACTTCTGCTAATGGATCACGCTCACCGCGCAACCACCGACTAAAGTTTGATCGATTCACACCCATAATTGCAGACAATTGATACTGCGTGATGCTGTGAGATTCCAGCACCTGCTTCAATGCACTCCCCGCTTTCGACATGCTCTGTGCTGACTAACAACAATAGATGAAATGACTATATAATTTTTTACCTCTCCTGGAAAGTAAAATCGAGTATCACTTATCACGGAACGATGATTTTTCTACGAGAGTCGATACTTCATCCAGGCTCCTAACATCGGGAGTGCAATCCGATATCCTAGCTCTGCTCCGTAAACTAAACCTTTCTGCTCCAAACTTGCCAGCGCCCCCTGTAAGCCTCCGCCTCGGGATAAGTTATGTTTCTGAATATATTCACGCGCATGGGGACTGTCGGTTGGATCGAGCGCTAAGCTTTCTAACACCCGCACTTGGCTGTGTGGGAGTAATAAAATTAATGATTCAAACGTGACTGAGAGATCTTCGATTAATGCGATCGCACTTCTTTCCACATGGTGGGGCTGCACAATCGTTTCTGCTTCCAATCGAATCCGGCGCGCCAACGTAATCGCATCGCCAAAATGCCCTTGTACATAGTTCAGAAACACCGCTACGCTTTCTGGCTCAAATTTTAATTTCTCAGCCGCCATTGCTTCGATGAGCCAAGTTTGTAACACTTCATCTGGGAGCGGACTCAGCGAGAGTACTCGCAACTCATCCGGTTCTGACCAACGCTCTGCGACCGTCGCGATCAGTGCGTAGCTCACCCGGCTCTGTCGCTGGACTTCCTGGCGCAAATATTGCTCCCATTTGTTGGAGCGATCGAATGATTTCAAATGCGGGAAGTTCTGAAATACAATCACCACCCGACTGTCGAGCCACTCGGCTAGAGCCTGCGGCAAGGTCAGTAGTGCCTCAAACAATGTCCATTCCTTGCCCGGTACAGGGTGCCAAACTAGTTGAGTTCGTCCCTGTTGCGATCGCAAAATGAAGGGATGCTCCTTACTCCAACGATCGATAAACGCTAGTTCCTCTGGAGACTTGAACGTCTGAATAATCGCTTCTGCCAGCAATTCAAGAAATCGAGAATAGTTCGTCGCGCGCAGGCAATCGATTTCTAGTACTCTTGCACTACAAGCCTGAGCAGCTGCACGCATGAGTGTTCGTCTACCGATACCTGGAACCCCTGCTAAGAGAATGTCATGATCACCCAACAAAATTTGGCTGACCTGCTCTAGTTCAGCGTGTCGTCCAATCAGTTGAGAAAAAGAAAAGGGATGACTCACTGCAAATCTCTACTACAAATCTCTACGAATAGAGGGTTCACAAAGCGCTCGAAACGCAGTAATGTCTAGACTCTATCATCTAGCTTTAAAGATAATACTATTTAATAGTGCCATATTCTACGCTTTAGCACTATGATAAGGTGCTGTAGGTCATTATTCCTCAACCTCTTCAGTCTATGTCTGGTCATTCACTTCCATCGCCAAACACGGCTTGGCATACGCTCGATACTGTTGGATCACTGGCGACGTTAAATAGCGATCGCACCACAGGATTAAGTGAGCAAGAAGCCGCCACTCGCCTAGAACAATACGGAACGAACGAACTCGAAGAATCTGGGGGTCGTAGCTCCTGGGAAATTCTGATCGACCAATTTAAAAACGTCATGCTCCTGATGCTGATCGGAGTGGCGTTAGTGTCTGGGATTTTGGATATCATCGCCCTGACGCAAGGAAATCTCAAACCCGGTGAAGTTCCTTTCAAAGATACGATCGCGATTTTAGCGATCGTGGTTTTAAATGGAGCACTCGGTTACATCCAGGAAAGTCGAGCAGAACAAGCATTAGCCGCCCTGAAACAGCTTTCTTCGCCGCGAGTTCGTGTCTTACGCGGTGGGCGAGTCAGCGAAGTCGATTCTAAATATTTAGTGCCAGGCGATGTGATGCTCGTCGAAGCCGGGACGCAAGTCTCCGCAGATGGTCGAATTCTAGAAGCCGCAAACTTGCAAATTCGAGAAGCTGCCCTGACAGGGGAAGCAGAAGCCGTTAGCAAGAATGCGAACATCACCGTCAAAGAAGATGCGATGCCTGCCGATCGCATTAACATGACCTACCAAGGAACTGAGGTTGTGAATGGTCGCGGAACGGTTTTGGTGACGGGAACCGGAATGCGGACTGAGTTAGGAAAAATTGCCGCACAGATTCAAGGAGTCGAATCAGAACCAACGCCGTTGCAACGACGCATGGATCAACTGAGCCAAGCTCTAGTAACAGGTGCCTTAATCTTAGTTGCGATCGTGGTCGTCGGTGGGTTGCTGATCAGTCGCAACTTTGGGTTGCTGCAGAATTTGCTGCAAACGTCTTTAAGTATGGCAGTTGCGGTTGTACCGGAAGGATTGCCTGCGGTGATCACGGTGACCTTAGCGATCGGAACTCAGCGCATGGTACGCCGCAATGCGCTGATTCGTAAGTTGCCTGCTGTTGAAACATTAGGTTCTGTCACGACGATTTGTTCGGATAAGACTGGAACCTTGACCCAAAACAAAATGGTCGTGCAATCGCTGCATACGATTAGTGCTAGCCCGAAAATTACAGGGCAAGGCTATGCACCCGATGGCGAATTTCTGCTCGATGGCACAAAGATTATCCCTGCAGAACAGCCGGAATTTAGAGCTTTACTCCTTGCTTGTACAGTGTGTAATGACTCGATTCTGCAACAAGAAGCGGGAGAATGGATCATCCTAGGCGATCCGACTGAAGGAGCATTACTTACGGCTGCTGCAAAAGCAGGATTGGAACGAGATCAGTGGAATAGTAAACTGCCACGGGTCGCAGAGTTTCCGTTCTCGAGCGATCGTAAACGAATGAGTGTGATCGTTGAAGATGCAGCAGGCTTGTTGCAATCTGAGACAGATTTCTTAGCAACACCTTATCTGATGTTTACTAAGGGGTCGCCTGAGATTGTTTTAGAGCGCTGTCAACAGATTCAAGTTGGCGATCAGGTTGAGCCAATCACTCAAGTTCAGCGCAGCCAAATTTTAGAGCGCAATAATGAACTTGCTGGAAACGGTTTGCGTGTGTTGGGCTTTGCTTACAAGCCTTTGCAAGGAGTTCCATCTGAAACCGATGAAGAAGGGGCAGAACAGGACTTAGTTTGGTTAGGCTTAGTCGATATGTTGGATGCGCCTCGTCCTGAAGTTCGAGAAGCAGTCAAACGCTGCCGGACTGCTGGAATTCGCCCTGTGATGATTACAGGAGATCACCAATTAACGGCAAGCGCGATCGCTCAAGATCTAGGCATTGCTAAACCGGGTGATGAAGTTCTCATTGGACGTGAACTAGAAGCAATGAGCCAGCAAGAACTCGAATCGCATGTCGATCGTGTGAGTGTCTATGCGCGTGTGGCTCCAGAACATAAACTCCGGATTGTTCAAGCGTTGCAAAAGACGGGGCAGATTGCTGCGATGACCGGAGATGGGGTGAATGATGCTCCGGCTCTGAAGCAAGCAGATATCGGGATTGCGATGGGCATTACTGGAACTGATGTCAGTAAAGAAGCCTCTGACATGGTGTTGTTGGATGATAACTTTGCCACGATCGTTTCTGCGACAGAAGAAGGTCGGGTGGTCTATACCAATATTCGACGATTTATCAAGTACATTCTGGGATCGAATATTGGGGAAGTAATTACGATCGCAGCTTCTGTGGTCTTGATTCCGGCAGTTGCAGCGACAGGAAGTGTTCCGTTGACTCCATTGCAAATTTTGTGGATGAACCTAGTAACCGATGGTTTGCCCGCTTTAGCTTTAGCAGTTGAGCCTGCGGAACCCAATGTGATGAACCGTCCGCCGAATCATCCGGGTGAAAGCATCTTTGCACGGGGCTTAGGTGCTTACATGATCCGGATTGGGATTATCCTTGCGATTCTCTCAGTTGCAACGATGGTGTGGGCTTATGACTGGACGACGAAGAATACAGCAGGTGGATTAGATCCAGATCGTTGGAAGACGATCGTGTTTACAACGCTGTGTTTAGCTCAGATGGGACATGCGATCGCGATTCGATCGAATAGTCGATTGACGATTGAATTGAATCCGTTTACGAATCTCTATGTCTGGGGTGCAGTTGTTCTGACTTCAATTCTGCAATTGGCGTTGGTGTATGTTGAACCGTTGCGGAGATTCTTTGGCACGCATTATCTGCCGTTTGATGAACTGATGGTTTGTGTGGGCGTGAGTGCGTTGATGTTTGTGTGGATTGAAATGGAGAAACTATTCATCCGTTTCTATTTCAGCAAGAAGCGCTAGCAACAACCGAAACCCTAGTAGTAATGCCTCTCGAATCCTGTTCGGGAGGCATTTGATTTTGAAGTGATTTTTTCTGGATAGAATGAGGGCATCAATAGAGGCATTCAGTGATGAAATCCGAAGTCACAGTCAACTCCAAGTCTTTATACGATACCGACTATCAACTGTGGATAGACCAAACTGTTGCCCAATTGAAAGCACAAGAATTTAGAGAGATTGATCTGGAGAATCTGATTGAGGAGATCGAGAGTTTGGGCAGAAGTGAAAAACACGCCATGTCGAGCTATCTAATGCGGCTGTGCGAACATCTCCTTAAGATCAAATACTGGGAATCTGAACGAGAAACCTGTTTTAGAGGGTGGGATATAGAAGTTGCTAATTTCCGGTTGCAGATTCAAGAGCTTCTGGAGACGAGTCCAAGCTTGAAATCGTTTTCGCAGGATATTTTTTCTAAGCAGTACAAAAATGGCAGAAAGCTTTTTCTCAAGGCAAGCCAATTGAGTGACAAGCTAGTTCCTGTAGAGCCTTGGTTTACTCTAGAGCAAGCTTTAGAAGAAGATTGGCTTCCCTGGCAACCTGAATCATTTGATAGATGAGTAAAGCAAAGCGATCGCATCTATCCAGACACGATCGCTTCACTCGGTCGAGTCGTTCTCTGCCCCAAAATCTGAATTTTGACTCTTCCCGATGGACCAAGTGTCACTCCCCGACGACGCGGAACTTCAGGACGACTATCAGCTAACGCAAGCTGATACTGAGACAAAACTGTTGCTAGCACAAGCTTCATTTCAGCCACAGCGAGTGCTTCCCCAATACAGCGCCGCGCCCCACCCCCAAACGGCATAAACTCAAACGGAGAAAACTGTCGTTCTAAAAAGCGCTCTGGTCGAAACTCGTGCGAATTTGGATACAGATCTTCCCGGTGATGCAGTAGATAAATACAGCCCACAACCGACATCCCCGGCTCAAGTGGATACCCCAACAGTTCTACAGGTTCGGTGACAATTCTAGTAAAAGTCAACATCGCAACCGGATAGAGCCGGAGCGTTTCATTGCAAACTGCACTCAGGTAAGGTAATCGAACGATCGACATCGGATCAGGATTCGCACCGAGCGCATCCAGTTCTTGCAGCAGTTTTTCGCGCACTTCTGGTTGATGATGAACCCAGTACAGTGCCCATGCCATCGCTGTTGCAGTCGTTTCATGCCCTGCAAACAGTAACGTCATCAGTTCATCTCGGAGTTCTGAATCACTCAGTGGCTGACCGTCTTCATCTCGCGTTTCCATCAGTAAGGAGAGAATATCAACGCGATCGCGAAGATCTTGCTGACGGCGATCGGCAATTTCGGCATAAAGCAATTTATCAATGTTCGATCTAGCGCGCAAAAATCTTCCCCAAGGCATCCAAGTTCCCAAATCTTGCTGCATCCAGGGGAAAAACAGAAAACTCGCACCTAAAGGATTGCGAAACAGTTCGCACATTTGCGTAATCGACGCTCTCAGTTGCTCAAACCGTTCGCCCTCGCAGACTCCAAACACCGCTTCTAAAATCACTTGTAGCGAGATTTCTTGCATCATCGATCGCGCATTCAACGGTTGGGCGAGCGCGCATTGACTCATCACTTTCTCGGTTAACTGACAAATCAACTTCCCATAAGCCCGCATTCGTTCCCCATGAAAAGGAGGCATCAAAAGTTGCCGTCGGCGCTTATGGCGATCTCCATCTAGCATAATCACCGAAGCATCGCCAATCAGTGGCGAGAGAATGCGATTGACTTCACCTGGAGCAATAAACCGTTTACGATCGCTGGTGAGAATCTCTTGAATCGCCTGCGGATGATTGATAAAAACTAAATGCTTCCCGCCCAAAATTGGTGCTGAGAAAATATCAGGATATTGCTGAGCCGACTTTTCCATATAACCGACTGGATCAGCAACCCAATGCAAGGTCTGAAGTAATGACGGCGCACGTAGCACATTTGGTAGATTCATCAGTCCCTCGACCATTCAGAATTTGATGGGAACGGTCTATATGGTAACTGGAGGAGCGATCAACCTTCAAATCTTCGATTGATCTTTCGATTTAGCGATCGCTGCTCAAATCCAGAACGGCAGTTTCTTCATCTTTGGTACACTTGGTAAGACTTTGCCCAAGCCAATCATGTACCTGCGCTCTCTGCATCTTCGTCACTTTCGGAATTACCTCGATCAGCAGGTCGATTTCACTTCCTCCAAGACCATTTTGCTGGGAAACAATGCACAGGGGAAATCGAACGTTCTTGAAGCGGTTGAATTGTTGTCGTCATTGAAATCGCATCGGACTTCTCGCGATCGCGATTTGATCTACGACGGTGAAACGCTTTCTCAAATTACCGGACACCTGAAACGCGAAACGGGAGAAACCGAACTGACGATTACGTTACGAGAAAACGGGCGGCGCACCGTGTCACAAAACGGTATGTCTTTGCGCCGACAGCTTGATTTTCTTGGCACGTTGAATATGGTGCAATTCTCTAGTCTCGATCTCGATCTGGTGCGAGGTGGACCCGATCAGCGCAGACATTGGATTGATGGGCTACTCGTTCAGCTTGAACCTGTTTATGCCTATGTGCTTCAGCAATACACTCAGGTTCTAAGGCAGCGCAATGCTTTGTTAAGAGCGCGCTTGCGAGAAGAAAGTGAAGGCAGATCGATCGAAGCTCCAGATTTAGCTCTGTGGGATGCTCAACTCGCGATCGCAGGTTCGCGCGTGATTCGCCGCCGAGCTAGAGTACTCGATCGCTTAGTGCCGTTTGCCGAGGAATGGCATCAAGCGATTAGTGGCAGTACTGAAAAACTAGAAATTCGCTACGCCCCGAATGTCCAAGCAGAGCAAGATACGCCAGAAGCCTTGCAGCAGGCATTTTTAGAGAAAATTCAGGCGAGAGCGATCGCAGAACAACATCAAGGCACAACTTTAGTCGGCGCACATCGCGACGAGATTGAATTTTTGATCAATCAAACCCCTGCTCGTCAGTACGGTTCACAAGGGCAACAGAGAACATTAGTTTTAGCATTGAAGTTAGCAGAACTGAAACTGATCGAAGATGTAATCGGTGAGCCACCGTTATTACTGTTAGATGATGTATTAGCAGAATTAGATCTAAATCGACAAAATCAATTGCTCGATGCGATTCAGGATCGGTTCCAGACTTTGATCACGACGACTCACTTAGGATCATTTGATGCCCAGTGGATTGATTCGGCTCAAATTTTGGAAGTGAAAGCAGGACATCTGTTTGAGCAGAGTGTGCGGCGCGAGCAGTCGGAGTTTTTGCAAAATTCTGATTTCTAAATTTGAGTTTCGTCGGAAATCTCTCCATAGGATCGGATGCGTTTCTGGGAATTTGGTTCTAAGGTAGAGATTGGCAAGATCGGCTTTAGGAGCTTTATTTATGCTTGAGTTATATCAATTTGAGATGTCACATTATGCGGAAAAGGTGCGGCTGATTCTCGATTACAAAGGACTTCCCTATCGTAAAGTTGAGGTCACACCGGGAATTGGGCAGATTGAACTCTTTCAAATGTCAGGACAGAGAAAGGTTCCCGTGCTGAAAGATGGAAGTGAAATTATTGCTGATTCGACTGCGATCGCGGAATATCTCGATCGAAAATATCCCGAAAATCCAATTATCCCATCTGATCCAAAGCAAAAAGGTCTATGTCTGCTGATCGAACAGTGGGCAGATGAGTCGTTAGGGTTGAATGCCCGGAAAGGATTAATCGGATCGCTTTCGCAAAATCAAAGTTTTCGCACAGCCGTACTACCTACTTCGACTCCAGATATTTTGAAGAATTTGGTCGGAGCAATTCCGGGTGATTTTCTTGGGATTTTAGGCGTGGGAGTCGGCATGGGTCCAGACACAGTGAAAGAAGCAACCGATGCACTGAAACGCAGTTTGACGGCTCTTTCGTTTATGTTGACTGAGCAACCCTACTTGGTCGGTGATTCGCCGACGCTGGCAGATTTTGCGGTGGCTGGATTGTCGATGTATGTCAAGTTTCCAACAGGCGCATATTTAGATATTCCTGAATCGCTCAAAGGCAAGGGTGTCGCTGGTATTGCAGATGTGAGCATCTTCGACCCGTTCTTTAACTGGCGAGATAAGCTCTACGCTGATTTTCGCCAGACTTCAACGAGTAGTTACACGCCTCCAAGCGGATCAGCACCGACTTCGATCAATATTGACTAATGGCTTTGATACCCTGGTGATCAGAGTTGCCAGGGTATTCTCGATATTCAATGGTTGAGACAAAGAGTAACCTATAGTTAGCGATATGCGGCGAGGATAAAATGACAACGCAGCGAGAGCAATTGATTCAAGAAATACAAGAAGCCTCTGATCCCGTGATTGCTGAAG is part of the Leptolyngbya boryana PCC 6306 genome and harbors:
- a CDS encoding cation-translocating P-type ATPase; amino-acid sequence: MSGHSLPSPNTAWHTLDTVGSLATLNSDRTTGLSEQEAATRLEQYGTNELEESGGRSSWEILIDQFKNVMLLMLIGVALVSGILDIIALTQGNLKPGEVPFKDTIAILAIVVLNGALGYIQESRAEQALAALKQLSSPRVRVLRGGRVSEVDSKYLVPGDVMLVEAGTQVSADGRILEAANLQIREAALTGEAEAVSKNANITVKEDAMPADRINMTYQGTEVVNGRGTVLVTGTGMRTELGKIAAQIQGVESEPTPLQRRMDQLSQALVTGALILVAIVVVGGLLISRNFGLLQNLLQTSLSMAVAVVPEGLPAVITVTLAIGTQRMVRRNALIRKLPAVETLGSVTTICSDKTGTLTQNKMVVQSLHTISASPKITGQGYAPDGEFLLDGTKIIPAEQPEFRALLLACTVCNDSILQQEAGEWIILGDPTEGALLTAAAKAGLERDQWNSKLPRVAEFPFSSDRKRMSVIVEDAAGLLQSETDFLATPYLMFTKGSPEIVLERCQQIQVGDQVEPITQVQRSQILERNNELAGNGLRVLGFAYKPLQGVPSETDEEGAEQDLVWLGLVDMLDAPRPEVREAVKRCRTAGIRPVMITGDHQLTASAIAQDLGIAKPGDEVLIGRELEAMSQQELESHVDRVSVYARVAPEHKLRIVQALQKTGQIAAMTGDGVNDAPALKQADIGIAMGITGTDVSKEASDMVLLDDNFATIVSATEEGRVVYTNIRRFIKYILGSNIGEVITIAASVVLIPAVAATGSVPLTPLQILWMNLVTDGLPALALAVEPAEPNVMNRPPNHPGESIFARGLGAYMIRIGIILAILSVATMVWAYDWTTKNTAGGLDPDRWKTIVFTTLCLAQMGHAIAIRSNSRLTIELNPFTNLYVWGAVVLTSILQLALVYVEPLRRFFGTHYLPFDELMVCVGVSALMFVWIEMEKLFIRFYFSKKR
- a CDS encoding cytochrome P450; protein product: MNLPNVLRAPSLLQTLHWVADPVGYMEKSAQQYPDIFSAPILGGKHLVFINHPQAIQEILTSDRKRFIAPGEVNRILSPLIGDASVIMLDGDRHKRRRQLLMPPFHGERMRAYGKLICQLTEKVMSQCALAQPLNARSMMQEISLQVILEAVFGVCEGERFEQLRASITQMCELFRNPLGASFLFFPWMQQDLGTWMPWGRFLRARSNIDKLLYAEIADRRQQDLRDRVDILSLLMETRDEDGQPLSDSELRDELMTLLFAGHETTATAMAWALYWVHHQPEVREKLLQELDALGANPDPMSIVRLPYLSAVCNETLRLYPVAMLTFTRIVTEPVELLGYPLEPGMSVVGCIYLLHHREDLYPNSHEFRPERFLERQFSPFEFMPFGGGARRCIGEALAVAEMKLVLATVLSQYQLALADSRPEVPRRRGVTLGPSGRVKIQILGQRTTRPSEAIVSG
- a CDS encoding DUF29 domain-containing protein; translation: MKSEVTVNSKSLYDTDYQLWIDQTVAQLKAQEFREIDLENLIEEIESLGRSEKHAMSSYLMRLCEHLLKIKYWESERETCFRGWDIEVANFRLQIQELLETSPSLKSFSQDIFSKQYKNGRKLFLKASQLSDKLVPVEPWFTLEQALEEDWLPWQPESFDR